One genomic window of Cricetulus griseus strain 17A/GY chromosome 3, alternate assembly CriGri-PICRH-1.0, whole genome shotgun sequence includes the following:
- the Man2a2 gene encoding alpha-mannosidase 2x isoform X2: MPYHTANGSWAVLPEPRPSFFSVSPQDCQFALGGRGQKPELQMLAVSEDLPFDNVEGGVWRQGFDISYSPNDWDAEDLQVFVVPHSHNDPGWIKTFDKYYMEQTQHILNSMVSKLQEDPRRRFLWAEVSFFAKWWDNISAQKKAAVRRLVGNGQLEIATGGWVMPDEANSHYFALIDQLIEGHQWLERNLGATPRSGWAVDPFGHSSTMPYLLRRANLTSMLIQRVHYAIKKHFAATHSLEFMWRQMWDPDFSTDIFCHMMPFYSYDVPHTCGPDPKICCQFDFKRLPGGRINCPWKVPPRAITEANVADRAALLLDQYRKKSRLFRSNVLLVPLGDDFRYDKPQEWDAQFFNYQRLFDFLNSKPELHVQAQFGTLSEYFDALYKRTGVEPGARPPGFPVLSGDFFSYADREDHYWTGYYTSRPFYKSLDRVLEAHLRGAEVLYSLAVAHARRSGLAGQYPLSDFALLTEARRTLGLFQHHDAITGTAKEAVVVDYGVRLLRSLVSLKQVIINAAHYLVLGDKETYEFDPGTPFFQMDDSRLSHDALPERTVIELDSSPRFVVLFNPLEQERLSVVSLLVNSPRVRVLSEEGQPLSVQISAHWSSATNMVPDVYQVSVPIRLPALGLSTLQLQPDLDGPYTVPSSVRVYLNGVKLSVPRQTAFPLRVMDSSTSDFAISNHYMQVWFSGLTGLLKSIRRVDEEQEQQIDMKLLIYGTRTSKDKSGAYLFLPDSEAKPYVPKNSPVLRVTEGPFFSEVAAYYEHFHQVIRLYNLPGVEGLSLDMAILVDIRDYVNKELALRIHTDIDSQGTFFTDLNGFQVQPRRYLKKLPLQANFYPMPVMAYIQDAQRRLTLYTAQALGVSSLGDGQLEVILDRRLMQDDNRGLGQGLKDNKVTCNRFRLLLERRTMSREVQDERSTSYPSLLSHLTSMYLNMPPLALPVAKKQVTSSTLRSFHPLTSPLPCDFHLLNLRTIPAEDTLPSADAALILHRKGFDCGLEAKNLGFNCTTSQGKLALGSLFRGLDVVFLQPTSLTLLYPLASPSNSTDIFLEPMEIGTFRLRLG; this comes from the exons ATGCCCTACCACACAGCCAACGGCTCCTGGGCTGTGCTCCCAGAGCCCCGGCCcagtttcttctctgtctccccccaAGACTGCCAGTTTGCTTTGGGGGGCAGGGGTCAGAAGCCAGAACTACAG ATGTTAGCTGTGTCTGAGGACTTGCCATTTGACAATGTGGAGGGTGGCGTGTGGAGGCAAGGCTTTGACATCTCCTACAGCCCGAACGACTGGGATGCTGAAGACCTGCAGGTGTTTGTGGTACCCCACTCTCACAATGATCCAG GCTGGATCAAGACTTTTGACAAGTACTACATGGAACAAACCCAACACATCCTCAACAGCATGGTGTCCAAGCTGCAGGAAGACCCTCGACGACGCTTTCTCTGGGCAGAAGTCTCCTTCTTTGCCAAGTGGTGGGACAACATCAGTGCTCAAAAAAAGGCAGCAGTTCGAAG GCTGGTGGGAAACGGGCAGCTGGAGATTGCAACAGGTGGGTGGGTGATGCCAGATGAGGCCAACTCCCATTACTTTGCCTTGATTGACCAACTCATCGAGGGACACCAGTGGCTGGAGAGAAACCTGG GTGCAACTCCACGCTCAGGCTGGGCAGTGGACCCCTTTGGGCACAGCTCCACCATGCCTTACCTGCTGCGCCGTGCCAACCTGACCAGCATGCTGATTCAGAGGGTGCATTATGCTATCAAGAAGCACTTTGCTGCCACTCACAGCCTGGAGTTCATGTGGAGGCAGATGTGGG ATCCAGACTTCAGCACAGACATCTTTTGCCACATGATGCCCTTCTACAGCTATGATGTCCCACACACCTGTGGCCCTGATCCCAAGATCTGCTGCCAGTTTGATTTCAAACGTCTGCCGGGTGGGCGCATCAATTGCCCTTGGAAGGTGCCACCTCGGGCTATTACAGAGGCCAATGTGGCAGACAG GGCAGCCCTGCTCCTGGACCAGTACCGGAAGAAGTCCCGGCTTTTCCGAAGCAACGTCCTCCTTGTGCCACTGGGCGATGACTTCCGATATGACAAGCCTCAGGAGTGGGATGCCCAGTTCTTCAACTACCAGCGGCTCTTTGACTTCCTCAACAGCAAGCCGGAGCTCCATGTGCAG GCCCAGTTTGGGACCCTCTCTGAGTATTTTGATGCTCTCTATAAGAGGACAGGAGTGGAGCCTGGTGCCCGGCCTCCAGGGTTTCCTGTGCTGAGTGGAGATTTCTTCTCCTATGCTGACCGGGAGGACCACTATTGGACAGGCTATTACACATCCCGGCCTTTCTACAAGAGCTTGGACCGAGTCCTAGAAGCCCACCTGCG TGGGGCAGAGGTTCTATACAGCTTGGCTGTGGCTCATGCCCGCCGctctggactggctggccagtaccCGCTGTCTGATTTTGCTCTTCTGACGGAAGCTCGGCGCACACTGGGGCTCTTCCAGCACCATGATGCCATCACTGGAACTGCCAAGGAGGCGGTGGTAGTAGACTATGGGGTCAG GCTGCTGCGGTCCCTGGTTAGCCTGAAGCAGGTCATCATCAATGCTGCTCACTATCTGGTGCTGGGCGACAAAGAAACCTATGAATTTGACCCTGGTACACCCTTCTTTCAAATG GATGACAGTCGTTTAAGTCACGATGCCCTGCCGGAGCGCACAGTGATTGAGCTGGATTCCTCACCCAG GTTTGTGGTGCTATTTAACCCACTGGAACAGGAGCGGCTCAGTGTGGTGTCCCTGCTGGTCAACTCCCCAAGGGTGCGAGTCCTTTCAGAGGAGGGTCAGCCCCTGTCTGTGCAGATCAGTGCACACTGGAGCTCAGCCACTAACATGGTCCCTGATGTCTACCAG GTGTCGGTACCTATCCGCCTGCCAGCCCTGGGCCTGAGTACGCTGCAGCTGCAGCCGGACCTTGATGGGCCCTACACAGTGCCGTCTTCCGTACGTGTCTACCTGAATGGTGTGAAGCTGTCCGTCCCCAGGCAGACGGCATTCCCTCTCCGTGTCATGGACTCCAGCACCAGTGACTTTGCCATCAGCAATCACTACATGCAGGTCTGGTTCTCCGGCCTTACTGGGCTCCTCAAG AGCATCCGAAGGGTGGATGAGGAGCAGGAACAGCAGATAGACATGAAGCTCCTCATCTATGGTACCCGGACATCCAAAGATAAGAGTGGTGCCTACCTCTTCCTGCCTGATAGCGAGGCTAAG CCCTACGTCCCCAAGAACTCTCCTGTGCTGCGTGTCACCGAAGGCCCGTTCTTCTCAGAGGTGGCTGCCTATTACGAGCACTTTCACCAAGTGATTCGACTTTACAACTTGCCAG GAGTGGAGGGACTGTCTCTGGACATGGCAATCCTGGTAGACATCAGGGACTATGTGAACAAAGAGCTGGCCCTGCGCATCCACACGGACATTGATAGCCAGGGTAccttcttcacagacctcaatgGCTTTCAG GTACAGCCCCGGCGATATCTGAAGAAGTTGCCCCTGCAGGCTAACTTTTACCCCATGCCAGTCATGGCCTACATCCAAGATGCACAGAGGCGCCTCACACTGTACACTGCACAGGCTCTGGGTGTCTCCAGCCTCGGTGATG GCCAGCTGGAGGTGATCTTGGACCGACGACTAATGCAGGATGACAACCGGGGTCTAGGCCAAGGGCTCAAAGACAACAAGGTCACCTGCAACCGCTTCCGCCTCCTGTTAGAACGGAGAACCATGAGCCGTGAG GTTCAAGATGAGCGCTCTACCAGCTACCCGTCCCTCCTCAGCCACCTGACTTCCATGTATCTCAACATGCCTCCACTCGCCTTGCCCGTGGCCAAGAAGCAGGTCACTAGCTCCACTCTGCGCTCTTTCCACCCTCTGACTTCCCCATTGCCCTGTGACTTCCATCTGCTCAATCTGCGCACGATCCCAGCTGAG GACACCCTGCCTTCAGCTGATGCTGCACTCATCTTGCACCGCAAGGGTTTTGACTGTGGCCTTGAGGCCAAGAACTTGGGCTTCAACTGTACCACAAGCCAGGGCAAG CTGGCCCTGGGAAGCCTATTCCGTGGCCTGGATGTGGTATTCCTGCAGCCAACCTCTTTGACTTTGCTGTATCCTCTGGCCTCACCCTCCAACAGCACTGACATCTTCCTGGAGCCCATGGAAATTGGCACCTTCCGCCTCCGCTTGGGTTAG
- the Man2a2 gene encoding alpha-mannosidase 2x isoform X1, which produces MKLKKQVTVCGAAIFCVAVFSLYLMLDRVQHDPARHQNGGNFPRSQISVLQNRIEQLEQLLEENHEIISHIKDSVLELTANAESPPALMPYHTANGSWAVLPEPRPSFFSVSPQDCQFALGGRGQKPELQMLAVSEDLPFDNVEGGVWRQGFDISYSPNDWDAEDLQVFVVPHSHNDPGWIKTFDKYYMEQTQHILNSMVSKLQEDPRRRFLWAEVSFFAKWWDNISAQKKAAVRRLVGNGQLEIATGGWVMPDEANSHYFALIDQLIEGHQWLERNLGATPRSGWAVDPFGHSSTMPYLLRRANLTSMLIQRVHYAIKKHFAATHSLEFMWRQMWDPDFSTDIFCHMMPFYSYDVPHTCGPDPKICCQFDFKRLPGGRINCPWKVPPRAITEANVADRAALLLDQYRKKSRLFRSNVLLVPLGDDFRYDKPQEWDAQFFNYQRLFDFLNSKPELHVQAQFGTLSEYFDALYKRTGVEPGARPPGFPVLSGDFFSYADREDHYWTGYYTSRPFYKSLDRVLEAHLRGAEVLYSLAVAHARRSGLAGQYPLSDFALLTEARRTLGLFQHHDAITGTAKEAVVVDYGVRLLRSLVSLKQVIINAAHYLVLGDKETYEFDPGTPFFQMDDSRLSHDALPERTVIELDSSPRFVVLFNPLEQERLSVVSLLVNSPRVRVLSEEGQPLSVQISAHWSSATNMVPDVYQVSVPIRLPALGLSTLQLQPDLDGPYTVPSSVRVYLNGVKLSVPRQTAFPLRVMDSSTSDFAISNHYMQVWFSGLTGLLKSIRRVDEEQEQQIDMKLLIYGTRTSKDKSGAYLFLPDSEAKPYVPKNSPVLRVTEGPFFSEVAAYYEHFHQVIRLYNLPGVEGLSLDMAILVDIRDYVNKELALRIHTDIDSQGTFFTDLNGFQVQPRRYLKKLPLQANFYPMPVMAYIQDAQRRLTLYTAQALGVSSLGDGQLEVILDRRLMQDDNRGLGQGLKDNKVTCNRFRLLLERRTMSREVQDERSTSYPSLLSHLTSMYLNMPPLALPVAKKQVTSSTLRSFHPLTSPLPCDFHLLNLRTIPAEDTLPSADAALILHRKGFDCGLEAKNLGFNCTTSQGKLALGSLFRGLDVVFLQPTSLTLLYPLASPSNSTDIFLEPMEIGTFRLRLG; this is translated from the exons ATGAAGTTGAAAAAGCAGGTGACAGTGTGCGGGGCTGCTATCTTCTGTGTAGCAGTCTTCTCCCTCTACCTGATGCTGGACCGGGTGCAGCACGATCCTGCCAGACACCAGAATGGTGGGAACTTCCCCAGG AGCCAAATTTCTGTGCTGCAGAACCGGATCGAACAGCTGGAACAACTGTTGGAGGAAAACCATGAGATCATCAGCCATATCAAGGACTCTGTGCTGGAACTGACAGCCAATGCAGAGAGCCCACCAGCCCTGATGCCCTACCACACAGCCAACGGCTCCTGGGCTGTGCTCCCAGAGCCCCGGCCcagtttcttctctgtctccccccaAGACTGCCAGTTTGCTTTGGGGGGCAGGGGTCAGAAGCCAGAACTACAG ATGTTAGCTGTGTCTGAGGACTTGCCATTTGACAATGTGGAGGGTGGCGTGTGGAGGCAAGGCTTTGACATCTCCTACAGCCCGAACGACTGGGATGCTGAAGACCTGCAGGTGTTTGTGGTACCCCACTCTCACAATGATCCAG GCTGGATCAAGACTTTTGACAAGTACTACATGGAACAAACCCAACACATCCTCAACAGCATGGTGTCCAAGCTGCAGGAAGACCCTCGACGACGCTTTCTCTGGGCAGAAGTCTCCTTCTTTGCCAAGTGGTGGGACAACATCAGTGCTCAAAAAAAGGCAGCAGTTCGAAG GCTGGTGGGAAACGGGCAGCTGGAGATTGCAACAGGTGGGTGGGTGATGCCAGATGAGGCCAACTCCCATTACTTTGCCTTGATTGACCAACTCATCGAGGGACACCAGTGGCTGGAGAGAAACCTGG GTGCAACTCCACGCTCAGGCTGGGCAGTGGACCCCTTTGGGCACAGCTCCACCATGCCTTACCTGCTGCGCCGTGCCAACCTGACCAGCATGCTGATTCAGAGGGTGCATTATGCTATCAAGAAGCACTTTGCTGCCACTCACAGCCTGGAGTTCATGTGGAGGCAGATGTGGG ATCCAGACTTCAGCACAGACATCTTTTGCCACATGATGCCCTTCTACAGCTATGATGTCCCACACACCTGTGGCCCTGATCCCAAGATCTGCTGCCAGTTTGATTTCAAACGTCTGCCGGGTGGGCGCATCAATTGCCCTTGGAAGGTGCCACCTCGGGCTATTACAGAGGCCAATGTGGCAGACAG GGCAGCCCTGCTCCTGGACCAGTACCGGAAGAAGTCCCGGCTTTTCCGAAGCAACGTCCTCCTTGTGCCACTGGGCGATGACTTCCGATATGACAAGCCTCAGGAGTGGGATGCCCAGTTCTTCAACTACCAGCGGCTCTTTGACTTCCTCAACAGCAAGCCGGAGCTCCATGTGCAG GCCCAGTTTGGGACCCTCTCTGAGTATTTTGATGCTCTCTATAAGAGGACAGGAGTGGAGCCTGGTGCCCGGCCTCCAGGGTTTCCTGTGCTGAGTGGAGATTTCTTCTCCTATGCTGACCGGGAGGACCACTATTGGACAGGCTATTACACATCCCGGCCTTTCTACAAGAGCTTGGACCGAGTCCTAGAAGCCCACCTGCG TGGGGCAGAGGTTCTATACAGCTTGGCTGTGGCTCATGCCCGCCGctctggactggctggccagtaccCGCTGTCTGATTTTGCTCTTCTGACGGAAGCTCGGCGCACACTGGGGCTCTTCCAGCACCATGATGCCATCACTGGAACTGCCAAGGAGGCGGTGGTAGTAGACTATGGGGTCAG GCTGCTGCGGTCCCTGGTTAGCCTGAAGCAGGTCATCATCAATGCTGCTCACTATCTGGTGCTGGGCGACAAAGAAACCTATGAATTTGACCCTGGTACACCCTTCTTTCAAATG GATGACAGTCGTTTAAGTCACGATGCCCTGCCGGAGCGCACAGTGATTGAGCTGGATTCCTCACCCAG GTTTGTGGTGCTATTTAACCCACTGGAACAGGAGCGGCTCAGTGTGGTGTCCCTGCTGGTCAACTCCCCAAGGGTGCGAGTCCTTTCAGAGGAGGGTCAGCCCCTGTCTGTGCAGATCAGTGCACACTGGAGCTCAGCCACTAACATGGTCCCTGATGTCTACCAG GTGTCGGTACCTATCCGCCTGCCAGCCCTGGGCCTGAGTACGCTGCAGCTGCAGCCGGACCTTGATGGGCCCTACACAGTGCCGTCTTCCGTACGTGTCTACCTGAATGGTGTGAAGCTGTCCGTCCCCAGGCAGACGGCATTCCCTCTCCGTGTCATGGACTCCAGCACCAGTGACTTTGCCATCAGCAATCACTACATGCAGGTCTGGTTCTCCGGCCTTACTGGGCTCCTCAAG AGCATCCGAAGGGTGGATGAGGAGCAGGAACAGCAGATAGACATGAAGCTCCTCATCTATGGTACCCGGACATCCAAAGATAAGAGTGGTGCCTACCTCTTCCTGCCTGATAGCGAGGCTAAG CCCTACGTCCCCAAGAACTCTCCTGTGCTGCGTGTCACCGAAGGCCCGTTCTTCTCAGAGGTGGCTGCCTATTACGAGCACTTTCACCAAGTGATTCGACTTTACAACTTGCCAG GAGTGGAGGGACTGTCTCTGGACATGGCAATCCTGGTAGACATCAGGGACTATGTGAACAAAGAGCTGGCCCTGCGCATCCACACGGACATTGATAGCCAGGGTAccttcttcacagacctcaatgGCTTTCAG GTACAGCCCCGGCGATATCTGAAGAAGTTGCCCCTGCAGGCTAACTTTTACCCCATGCCAGTCATGGCCTACATCCAAGATGCACAGAGGCGCCTCACACTGTACACTGCACAGGCTCTGGGTGTCTCCAGCCTCGGTGATG GCCAGCTGGAGGTGATCTTGGACCGACGACTAATGCAGGATGACAACCGGGGTCTAGGCCAAGGGCTCAAAGACAACAAGGTCACCTGCAACCGCTTCCGCCTCCTGTTAGAACGGAGAACCATGAGCCGTGAG GTTCAAGATGAGCGCTCTACCAGCTACCCGTCCCTCCTCAGCCACCTGACTTCCATGTATCTCAACATGCCTCCACTCGCCTTGCCCGTGGCCAAGAAGCAGGTCACTAGCTCCACTCTGCGCTCTTTCCACCCTCTGACTTCCCCATTGCCCTGTGACTTCCATCTGCTCAATCTGCGCACGATCCCAGCTGAG GACACCCTGCCTTCAGCTGATGCTGCACTCATCTTGCACCGCAAGGGTTTTGACTGTGGCCTTGAGGCCAAGAACTTGGGCTTCAACTGTACCACAAGCCAGGGCAAG CTGGCCCTGGGAAGCCTATTCCGTGGCCTGGATGTGGTATTCCTGCAGCCAACCTCTTTGACTTTGCTGTATCCTCTGGCCTCACCCTCCAACAGCACTGACATCTTCCTGGAGCCCATGGAAATTGGCACCTTCCGCCTCCGCTTGGGTTAG